A single genomic interval of Penicillium psychrofluorescens genome assembly, chromosome: 2 harbors:
- a CDS encoding uncharacterized protein (ID:PFLUO_003133-T1.cds;~source:funannotate), translating into MAPSEVKLTEAAEAGSAYEVSWEGLDDACNPRNWSTAKKWRNVILISVQATLSPMASVMLAVTSIAISREFHLTGPYAPSLPTALFVLGFGLGPLFLAPLSELYGRRIIYLACFVAFTIGNILCAVAPNMAALAVFRLACGMAGSAGPSIGGGTIRDMFTPETRGRAQSVYSFGPTGGSALGGVIGGFILAGTGQWRWVAWVMAIASGITCIVSVFCLHETFPPYLLRKKAAKLRAETGNDAYRSSFDSPLGHRQLLARTLTRAVHMLITAPACTAMSLYMALIYGILYLHLVTLPLLYSSEPVYGLPSYRWPAALTGLSYLGVGVGSFVGVLVCALALNRTYVLMKAREAGKNRPTDSTGPEYRMPLMQVGACIVPLGLLIFAFTARTDVHWIVPLIGATVFSSGMLITYICVTTYLVDSFDQYAASALAGMTLTRSVLGCVFSLIGFRLYESLGYEWGTLMLALLCVLMMPLPTIFYFLGPRFRRLGGYGLDRESV; encoded by the exons ATGGCGCCTTCTGAGGTCAAGCTTACTGAGGCGGCTGAGGCTGGAAGCGCGTATGAAGTG TCATGGGAAGGCTTGGACGATGCCTGCAATCCGCGCAACTGGAGCACTGCGAAGAAATGGCGGAACGTGATTCTGATCAGCGTGCAGGCCACGCTGTCGCCCATGGCCTCCGTCATGCTGGCCGTGACCAGCATCGCCATCTCGCGCGAGTTTCATCTGACGGGCCCGTACGCCCCTAGTCTGCCCACCGCGCTGTTTGTCCTGGGCTTTGGGCTAGGCCCTCTGTTTTTGGCTCCCCTGTCCGAGCTGTACGGCCGGCGCATTATCTACCTGGCCTGCTTTGTCGCCTTCACTATCGGCAACATCCTCTGCGCGGTGGCGCCCAACATGGCCGCCCTGGCCGTCTTTCGCCTGGCCTGTGGCATGGCAGGATCGGCGGGCCCCAGCATCGGTGGCGGCACCATCCGGGACATGTTCACACCCGAGACCCGTGGCCGTGCCCAGTCGGTATACAGCTTTGGTCCCACGGGCGGGTCGGCTCTGGGGGGAGTAATCGGCGGGTTCATCCTGGCGGGCACCGGCCAGTGGCGGTGGGTAGCGTGGGTGATGGCCATTGCGTCCGGCATTACCTGCATCGTATCGGTCTTCTGCCTCCACGAGACGTTCCCGCCCTATCTACTGCGCAAGAAAGCGGCCAAGCTCCGGGCCGAGACGGGTAATGACGCCTACCGCAGCTCGTTCGATAGTCCGCTTGGCCATCGCCAGCTACTGGCACGCACCCTGACGCGGGCAGTCCACATGCTTATTACCGCGCCTGCGTGCACCGCCATGAGCCTCTATATGGCCTT AATCTACGGAATCCTGTACCTCCACCTAGTCACCCTCCCGCTGCTGTACTCGTCCGAGCCCGTGTACGGCCTCCCCTCCTACCGCTGGCCCGCCGCCCTGACGGGGTTGTCGTATCTGGGTGTGGGAGTTGGTTCGTTCGTCGGAGTCCTCGTCTGCGCCCTGGCACTGAACCGGACCTATGTGCTGATGAAGGCGCGCGAGGCCGGGAAGAACCGGCCGACCGACAGCACGGGTCCCGAGTACCGCATGCCGCTGATGCAGGTGGGCGCCTGCATTGTGCCACTGGGACTGTTGATCTTCGCCTTCACCGCGCGCACCGATGTGCACTGGATCGTGCCGTTAATCGGGGCCACCGTCTTCTCTTCCGGCATGCTGATCACGTATATCTGTGTGACGACCTACCTGGTGGACTCGTTTGACCAGTACGCGGCCAGCGCACTGGCCGGGATGACGCTCACCCGCAGCGTCCTGGGCTGTGTGTTCAGTCTGATCGGCTTCCGTCTATACGAGTCGTTGGGCTACGAGTGGGGCACGCTGATGCTGGCCTTGCTCTGTGTCTTGATGATGCCGCTGCCGACCATCTTCTATTTTCTCGGCCCGCGATTCCGTCGCCTCGGGGGGTATGGCCTAGACCGGGAATCGGTGTGA
- a CDS encoding uncharacterized protein (ID:PFLUO_003134-T1.cds;~source:funannotate) yields MAPQAQRLSPLSLKQTLPLNDAVARSVDQGRDAIQRALQTTIPTTRTSMPPHPGLLVIVGPCSVHDPAAALEYARHLAAAAERYRGELLIAMRVYIEKPRTTVGWKGLVHHPDLAQGAASDLNRGLFASRQIMLQVAELGLPVVTEVLSPLVLPFVQDVLACGVIGARTTESQPHRELVSDVPMPMGFKNGTDGSLGVALDAMKAAAQPHTLVSVDDEGYLVEHFSAGNHNTFTVLRGGKSGPNFSPEHILQAEAAMFQAGQPVRLVVDCSHGNSMKDYRKQPAVAASVAKQVAAGAPIAGVMLESNIYAGRQDIPADGLAGLQYGVSVTDGCISWKETELVLDELAAAVRMRQAVLPKPVALHSRRRSSVQQSMEKLRPNISILEFSG; encoded by the exons ATGGCGCCGCAAGCACAGAGACTCTCTCCTCTGAGTCTGAAGCAGACTCTGCCGTTG AACGACGCAGTTGCTCGCTCGGTGGACCAAGGCCGCGATGCTATCCAGCGTGCGCTGCAGACTACCATCCCGACAACGCGAACGTCCATGCCACCGCATCCCGGGCTCCTGGTCATTGTCGGACCCTGCAGCGTGCATGACCCAGCTGCGGCACTGGAATACGCGCGCCATCTTGCCGCTGCGGCGGAGAGGTATCGCGGAGAGCTGCTGATCGCGATGCGGGTCTACATCGAGAAGCCCCGGACGACCGTCGGCTGGAAGggcctcgtccaccacccGGACCTGGCACAGGGGGCGGCGTCGGATCTGAACCGGGGCCTGTTCGCCTCGCGCCAGATCATGCTGCAGGTTGCCGAGCTGGGCCTGCCGGTCGTCACGGAGGTCCTGAGCCCCCTCGTGCTGCCGTTCGTTCAGGACGTGCTGGCCTGCGGTGTCATCGGCGCCAGAACCACGGAGAGCCAGCCGCACCGCGAGCTAGTCAGCGATGTGCCCATGCCGATGGGATTCAAAAACGGCACGGACGGTTCGCTAGGCGTGGCCCTGGACGCCATGAAAGCCGCCGCCCAGCCCCATACGCTGGTATCTGTGGACGACGAGGGTTACCTCGTTGAACATTTCAGCGCCGGCAACCACAACACGTTCACGGTTCTTCGCGGCGGCAAGAGCGGTCCCAACTTCAGCCCGGAGCACATTCTCCAGGCAGAGGCTGCTATGTTCCAGGCAGGCCAGCCAGTCCGCCTCGTCGTGGACTGCAGCCACGGCAACTCGATGAAGGACTATCGCAAGCAGCCCGCTGTGGCGGCCAGCGTTGCCAAGCAGGTCGCTGCGGGGGCTCCCATCGCGGGCGTGATGCTCGAAAGTAACATCTACGCTG GCCGACAGGATATTCCCGCCGATGGACTGGCCGGCCTCCAGTACGGCGTCAGTGTCACAGACGGATGCATTAGCTGGAAGGAGACCGAGCTTGTTCTGGACGAGCTGGCAGCCGCCGTGCGCATGCGGCAGGCTGTGTTGCCCAAGCCGGTGGCCCTGCACAGCCGACGGCGGTCGTCCGTGCAGCAGtccatggagaagctgcggCCCAATATTTCTATCCTGGAGTTTTCGGGATGA